One part of the Thermus thermamylovorans genome encodes these proteins:
- a CDS encoding MFS transporter: MKVLRHRAFARLILAYVVAQAGSKIHRVALLVLVYLLTENALWVSLVLGVQLLGTVVFSPLLSAWADTQDRRRLLVWSDLLRVPLVALIPLLGAKSLPVLLLLVFLIELCRDLHDPIQNAVVPDLVPKEEVDEGNSLVLLADRLSEVLFVGAAGVLVATLGAEYAFYLNAATYLASGLILLGLPSLRPRQLPKGAFFARVKEGIGHLVGHPTIRRAVGTLFVAAAFGSVETALGVVLAIKWLGVGSAGFGFMEAAMALGAILGGLAMPYLLRRIPRERLFLLGLLLFGIFEASVGAFPVFAWVLVAFFLGGFLNMVFIVPARSILQLNTPQEMRGRIFAAFSAVMNAAVLIGTMLGGALEGFIGAPMVFLLAGSMVSLAALYTLLIGGIPAPREERQTLA, encoded by the coding sequence ATGAAGGTCCTTAGGCACAGGGCTTTCGCCCGGCTCATCCTGGCCTACGTGGTGGCCCAGGCGGGGAGCAAGATCCACCGGGTGGCCCTCCTGGTCCTCGTCTACCTCCTCACGGAAAACGCCCTCTGGGTCTCCTTGGTCCTCGGGGTCCAGCTCCTGGGCACCGTGGTCTTCTCCCCCCTCCTCTCCGCCTGGGCCGACACCCAGGACCGCAGGCGGCTTCTCGTCTGGTCGGACCTCCTCCGGGTACCCCTGGTGGCCCTCATCCCCCTCCTGGGGGCCAAGAGCCTTCCCGTCCTCCTCCTCCTGGTCTTCCTCATCGAGCTCTGCCGCGACCTCCACGACCCCATCCAGAACGCCGTGGTCCCCGACCTGGTGCCCAAGGAGGAGGTGGACGAGGGCAACAGCCTGGTCCTCCTGGCGGACCGGCTCTCCGAGGTGCTCTTCGTGGGGGCCGCCGGGGTCTTGGTGGCCACCTTGGGGGCGGAGTACGCCTTCTACCTGAACGCCGCCACCTATCTGGCCTCGGGGCTCATCCTCCTGGGCCTGCCCTCCCTGCGGCCGCGGCAGCTCCCCAAGGGGGCCTTTTTCGCCCGGGTGAAGGAGGGGATCGGCCACCTGGTGGGCCACCCCACCATCCGCCGGGCGGTGGGTACCCTCTTCGTGGCCGCGGCCTTCGGCTCGGTGGAGACCGCCCTTGGGGTGGTCCTGGCCATCAAGTGGCTGGGGGTGGGTTCGGCGGGCTTCGGCTTCATGGAGGCGGCCATGGCCCTGGGGGCCATCCTGGGGGGTCTCGCCATGCCCTACCTCCTGAGGCGCATCCCCCGGGAGCGGCTCTTCCTCCTCGGCCTTTTGCTCTTTGGGATCTTCGAGGCCTCCGTCGGGGCCTTCCCCGTCTTCGCTTGGGTGCTGGTGGCCTTCTTCCTGGGGGGGTTTCTGAACATGGTCTTCATCGTCCCCGCCCGCTCCATCCTGCAGCTCAACACCCCCCAGGAGATGCGGGGGCGGATCTTCGCCGCCTTCAGCGCGGTGATGAACGCCGCCGTCCTCATCGGCACCATGCTGGGCGGGGCCCTGGAGGGGTTCATCGGGGCCCCCATGGTCTTCCTCCTGGCGGGGAGCATGGTGAGCCTGGCCGCCCTCTACACCCTGCTCATCGGCGGCATCCCCGCCCCCCGGGAGGAGCGCCAGACCCTGGCCTGA
- the pruA gene encoding L-glutamate gamma-semialdehyde dehydrogenase, with product MTVEPFRNQPIETFGTEEAKREMREALRRVKAEFGRHWGLYIDGAWMDTGEKILSLNPSAPKEVVGSVAKAGRAEAEAALEAAWRAFRTWKDWPQEDRSRLLLKAAALMKRRRRELEAALVYEIGKNWTEASAEVAEAIDFLEYYARQALRYKYPSVEVVPFPGEDNESFYIPLGAGVVIAPWNFPIAIFTGMIAGPVVVGNTVVAKPAEDTVVIAAKVFEIFHEAGFPPGVVNLLPGEGREVGAYLVEHPRTRFINFTGSLEVGLWIHERAAKLAPGQKWIKRVFLELGGKDALIVDETADFDAATEGILISAYGFQGQKCSAASRLIVTEKAFEPLMERVLKRAERLVVGPAEENPDLGPVASRAQEEKVLSYIEIGKGEGQLVLGGERLEGEGYFIAPTVFTEVPPTAKIAQEEIFGPVLSVIRVKDFSEALEVANGTVYGLTGGVYSRKREHLERARREFHVGNLYFNRKITGALVGVQPFGGFHLSGTNTKAGGPDYLLHFLEMKTVAERF from the coding sequence ATGACCGTGGAACCTTTCCGCAACCAGCCCATCGAGACCTTCGGGACGGAGGAGGCCAAGCGGGAGATGCGGGAGGCCCTGAGGCGGGTTAAGGCCGAGTTTGGCCGCCACTGGGGTCTCTACATCGACGGGGCCTGGATGGATACGGGGGAGAAGATCCTCTCCCTAAACCCCTCGGCCCCCAAGGAGGTGGTGGGAAGCGTGGCCAAGGCCGGGCGGGCCGAGGCGGAAGCCGCCCTGGAGGCCGCCTGGCGGGCCTTCAGGACCTGGAAGGACTGGCCCCAGGAAGACCGGAGCCGCCTCCTCCTGAAGGCGGCCGCCCTCATGAAAAGGAGAAGGCGGGAGCTGGAGGCCGCCCTGGTCTACGAGATCGGCAAAAACTGGACCGAGGCCAGCGCCGAGGTGGCCGAGGCCATCGACTTCCTGGAGTACTACGCCCGCCAGGCCCTCCGGTACAAGTACCCCTCCGTGGAGGTGGTGCCCTTCCCTGGAGAAGACAACGAGAGTTTCTATATCCCCCTGGGGGCCGGGGTGGTCATCGCCCCCTGGAACTTCCCCATCGCCATCTTCACCGGGATGATCGCGGGACCCGTGGTCGTGGGGAACACCGTGGTGGCCAAGCCCGCAGAGGACACGGTGGTCATCGCCGCTAAGGTCTTTGAGATCTTCCACGAGGCGGGCTTCCCCCCCGGGGTGGTGAACCTCCTGCCCGGGGAGGGGCGGGAGGTGGGGGCCTATTTGGTGGAGCACCCCCGGACCCGGTTCATCAACTTCACCGGGAGCCTCGAGGTGGGCCTTTGGATCCACGAAAGGGCGGCCAAGCTGGCCCCCGGCCAGAAGTGGATCAAGCGGGTCTTCCTGGAGCTTGGGGGCAAGGACGCCCTCATCGTGGACGAAACCGCCGATTTTGACGCGGCCACGGAGGGCATCCTCATCTCCGCCTACGGCTTCCAGGGGCAGAAGTGCTCGGCGGCAAGCCGCCTCATCGTCACGGAGAAGGCCTTTGAGCCCTTGATGGAAAGGGTCTTGAAGCGGGCCGAGCGCCTGGTGGTGGGCCCCGCGGAGGAGAACCCCGACCTGGGCCCCGTGGCCTCCAGGGCCCAGGAGGAAAAGGTCCTTTCCTACATTGAGATCGGCAAGGGGGAGGGCCAGCTGGTCCTGGGGGGGGAGCGCCTGGAGGGGGAGGGGTACTTCATCGCCCCCACCGTCTTCACCGAGGTGCCCCCCACGGCCAAGATCGCCCAGGAGGAGATCTTCGGCCCCGTGCTCTCCGTGATCCGGGTGAAGGACTTCTCCGAGGCCCTGGAGGTGGCCAACGGCACCGTCTACGGCCTCACCGGGGGGGTCTATTCCCGCAAGCGGGAGCACCTGGAACGGGCCCGTCGGGAGTTCCACGTGGGAAACCTCTACTTCAACCGCAAGATCACCGGGGCCCTGGTGGGGGTGCAGCCCTTCGGCGGCTTCCACCTCTCCGGCACGAACACCAAGGCGGGGGGGCCCGACTACCTCCTGCACTTCCTGGAGATGAAGACCGTGGCGGAGCGCTTTTAG
- a CDS encoding proline dehydrogenase, with protein MNLDLWYRQAVLSVAGSPRVEALIKTRARSLVRRYVAGESLEEALQAAERLEVQGVHAILDLLGEMVHREEEARAFQRGILELVRAVAERPWPKYISLKLTQLGLDLSEALARELLRGILREAEPKGVFVRLDMEDSPRVEATLRLYKALREEGFSGVGLVLQSYLYRTEKDFWDLLPYRPNLRLVKGAYREPKEVAYGDKRLIDAEFLHLGKLALKEGLYVAFATHDPRLIAEVQRYTQAMGIPKERFEFQLLYGVRPEEQRRLAQEGYTVRAYVPYGTHWYPYLSRRIAERPENLFLVLRSLLGG; from the coding sequence ATGAACCTGGACCTTTGGTATCGGCAGGCGGTGCTTTCCGTGGCGGGGAGTCCCAGGGTGGAGGCCCTGATCAAGACCCGGGCCAGGAGCCTGGTGCGGCGCTACGTGGCGGGGGAGAGCCTGGAGGAGGCCCTCCAGGCGGCGGAGAGATTAGAAGTCCAAGGGGTCCACGCCATTTTGGACCTCCTGGGGGAGATGGTCCATAGGGAGGAGGAGGCCCGCGCCTTCCAGAGAGGCATTCTGGAGCTCGTCCGGGCGGTGGCCGAGCGCCCTTGGCCCAAGTACATCTCCTTGAAGCTCACCCAGCTGGGCCTGGACCTCTCCGAGGCCCTGGCCCGGGAGCTTTTGCGGGGGATCCTCCGGGAGGCCGAGCCTAAGGGGGTGTTCGTGCGCCTGGACATGGAGGACTCCCCCAGGGTGGAGGCCACCTTGCGCCTCTACAAGGCGCTCAGGGAGGAGGGCTTCAGCGGGGTGGGGCTCGTGCTCCAGAGCTACCTTTACCGCACGGAAAAGGACTTCTGGGACCTCCTCCCCTACCGGCCCAACCTCCGCCTGGTGAAGGGGGCCTACCGGGAGCCCAAGGAGGTGGCTTACGGGGACAAGCGCCTCATCGACGCCGAGTTCCTGCACCTGGGGAAGCTGGCGCTAAAGGAGGGGCTTTACGTGGCCTTCGCCACCCACGACCCCCGCCTCATCGCCGAGGTGCAGCGCTACACCCAGGCCATGGGCATCCCCAAGGAGCGCTTTGAGTTCCAGCTCCTCTACGGGGTGCGTCCCGAGGAGCAAAGGCGCCTGGCCCAGGAGGGCTACACCGTGCGGGCCTACGTGCCTTACGGCACCCACTGGTACCCCTACCTAAGCCGGCGCATTGCCGAACGGCCCGAGAACCTCTTTTTGGTGCTGAGAAGCCTCTTGGGAGGCTAG
- a CDS encoding GntR family transcriptional regulator, which yields MQALGFRRPNQVREAVYRHLKDLLLSGRFAPGERLSEPLLAQELGVSRTPVREALMRLAEEGLVELVPGKGARVRAFSPEEVEEVYGVRALLEGEAAREAAQRATPWELTELEAYLKAIDEVAAEDYPEQMRRDLEFHRALVRLSGNKTLFRLYEDLLSSLALVRSALPTLSQEAATRREHWAILEALRRRDPEGAKRAVEAHVGRFRDLVVRRLKGGV from the coding sequence ATGCAAGCTTTGGGTTTCCGTCGCCCCAACCAGGTGCGCGAGGCGGTCTACCGCCACCTGAAAGACCTCCTCCTCTCCGGGCGCTTCGCCCCAGGGGAGAGGCTTTCCGAGCCCCTTTTGGCCCAGGAGCTTGGGGTGTCCCGTACCCCGGTGCGGGAGGCCCTCATGCGCCTGGCCGAGGAAGGCCTGGTGGAGCTCGTCCCGGGGAAGGGGGCCCGGGTGCGGGCCTTTAGCCCGGAGGAGGTGGAGGAGGTCTACGGGGTGCGGGCCCTTTTGGAGGGGGAGGCGGCGCGGGAGGCGGCCCAGAGGGCCACTCCTTGGGAGCTTACCGAGCTGGAGGCGTACTTAAAGGCCATCGACGAGGTGGCGGCGGAGGACTACCCGGAGCAGATGCGCCGGGACCTGGAGTTCCACCGGGCCCTGGTGCGGCTTTCCGGGAACAAGACCCTCTTTCGCCTCTACGAGGACCTCCTCTCCAGCCTGGCCCTGGTGCGAAGCGCCCTCCCCACCCTCTCCCAGGAGGCGGCCACCCGCCGGGAGCATTGGGCCATCCTCGAGGCCCTACGGAGGCGGGACCCGGAAGGGGCCAAGCGGGCGGTGGAGGCCCACGTGGGGCGCTTTCGCGACCTGGTGGTGCGCAGGCTGAAAGGAGGGGTATGA